Proteins encoded within one genomic window of Ptiloglossa arizonensis isolate GNS036 chromosome 3, iyPtiAriz1_principal, whole genome shotgun sequence:
- the LOC143145084 gene encoding very long chain fatty acid elongase AAEL008004, whose translation MAQIVQGLYDGYRDLMDNKSDPRVNDWAMMSSPLPTLVICLTYVYFVKVLGPKLMENRKPFNLRKTMIYYNLFQVIFSTWLFRESLVSGWGGHYSFRCQPVDYSSNPLAMRMAHGCWWYYFSKFTEFMDTIFFVLRKKNDHITTLHVIHHGCMPMSVWFGVKFTPGGHSTFFGLLNTFVHIVMYSYYLLSALGPKIQPYLWWKKYLTSLQMVQFILVMVHAFQLLFIDCNYPKAFVWWIGLHAIMFYFLFREFYFEAYKKRTSVALKKKLEDSNREKERNESAVQNDATENNGAIYANQYKMATGYISDSGLRNRVFIDNRCFKEQDTNP comes from the exons ATGGCGCAGATTGTGCAAGGCCTGTACGATGGCTACCGAGACTTAATGGACAACAAAAGCGACCCGAGGGTGAACGATTGGGCCATGATGAGCAGCCCGTTACCCACCTTGGTCATATGTCTCACCTACGTTTACTTCGTCAAAGTACTCGGCCCTAAACTGATGGAGAACCGCAAACCCTTCAATCTGAGAAAAACCATGATCTATTACAATCTGTTTCAAGTGATATTCTCCACGTGGTTGTTCCGCGAG TCCTTGGTCTCCGGATGGGGAGGTCACTATTCGTTTCGTTGCCAACCAGTGGACTACTCGAGTAACCCGTTGGCAATGCGAATGGCACACGGCTGTTGGTGGTACTACTTCTCGAAATTCACCGAGTTCATGGACACGATCTTCTTTGTCTTGAGGAAGAAGAACGATCACATCACGACTCTCCACGTGATTCACCACGGATGCATGCCTATGTCCGTCTGGTTCGGTGTCAAGTTCACTCCCG gcggTCACAGCACGTTCTTCGGTCTTCTGAACACGTTCGTGCACATCGTGATGTACTCGTATTACCTGCTGTCCGCCCTGGGCCCGAAAATACAACCGTACCTCTGGTGGAAGAAGTACCTGACGTCACTGCAGATGGTCCAGTTCATCCTGGTGATGGTTCACGCGTTCCAGCTCCTCTTCATCGACTGCAACTACCCTAAAGCGTTCGTCTGGTGGATCGGGCTTCACGCTATCATGTTTTACTTCTTGTTCCGGGAATTCTACTTCGAAGCGTACAAGAAGAGAACGTCCGTGGCGTTGAAGAAGAAACTGGAGGACAGTAACagggaaaaagaacgaaacgagtccGCGGTGCAGAACGACGCGACGGAGAACAACGGAGCGATCTACGCGAACCAGTACAAAATGGCGACCGGTTACATATCGGACAGTGGGCTACGGAACCGTGTGTTCATCGACAATCGATGCTTCAAAGAACAAGACACGAATCCGTGA